A window of Flavobacteriales bacterium contains these coding sequences:
- the trkA gene encoding Trk system potassium transporter TrkA codes for MRIVIAGAGQVGFHLAKMLTKEQHNITIVDRDKKLLDQASSQLDVLTVRGNVNRINVLKDANIDKADLLIAVTALEETNITACALGKQLGAKRTIARINNAGYQEDNNEIDFKKLGIDHLVYPAELVVDEIIQLLKRSGVSDIHEFSGGKLSLIGVVLDENAPALNKSLIEVTRMLDRVNFTLVAIHRKNETIIPRGNTVFELHDHVYMITPPEEIDYLMYLGGKKQIKIEKIMILGGSKIGALACEKLQKKHQIKLIDKNREECFELANDLSETLVLNGDGRDVEFLEEEGIKDMDAFIAVSGDSETNIISSLVAKNHGVRETIALVDNIDYINLSQNMGVDTLINKKLTAASFISKFIREGELTETRTLAGANAEVLEYVVKPDSKIADKNVKDISFPRGAIVGGVIRGNKGFIVNSKLTILPEDEVVVFALPEAISDVDKLFK; via the coding sequence ATGCGAATTGTAATAGCAGGTGCGGGACAGGTAGGCTTTCATTTAGCAAAAATGCTAACGAAAGAACAGCATAATATTACCATAGTTGATCGCGATAAAAAACTTCTTGATCAAGCTAGTAGTCAGTTAGATGTATTAACCGTTCGGGGTAATGTAAATAGAATTAATGTTCTAAAAGATGCGAACATTGATAAAGCCGACCTTTTAATAGCAGTTACAGCTCTCGAAGAAACCAACATCACAGCTTGCGCCCTTGGTAAGCAACTAGGTGCTAAACGTACTATTGCAAGAATAAACAATGCTGGTTACCAGGAAGATAACAACGAAATAGATTTTAAGAAATTAGGTATAGATCACCTTGTATACCCTGCAGAGTTAGTAGTAGATGAGATTATCCAACTTTTAAAGAGGTCTGGTGTTTCTGATATTCATGAGTTCTCCGGAGGCAAGCTATCTCTAATTGGCGTAGTCCTAGACGAGAACGCCCCTGCCCTTAACAAATCTCTAATCGAAGTAACCCGAATGCTCGATAGGGTAAACTTTACCCTTGTTGCTATCCACAGGAAAAACGAAACTATTATTCCTCGTGGTAACACCGTTTTCGAATTGCACGACCACGTATACATGATAACCCCTCCAGAGGAAATTGATTACCTCATGTATCTTGGGGGCAAGAAGCAGATTAAGATTGAAAAGATCATGATATTAGGTGGTTCTAAAATCGGAGCATTGGCTTGCGAAAAGCTTCAAAAGAAACACCAGATAAAACTTATCGATAAAAACAGAGAAGAATGCTTTGAATTGGCCAATGATCTTAGCGAAACACTTGTTCTTAACGGTGATGGCAGAGATGTTGAGTTCTTGGAAGAAGAAGGAATTAAAGACATGGATGCCTTTATTGCGGTATCTGGCGATTCAGAAACAAACATTATCTCAAGCTTGGTTGCAAAGAACCACGGCGTGAGAGAAACCATTGCATTAGTTGACAACATTGACTACATCAACCTTTCGCAAAACATGGGTGTGGATACTCTAATCAACAAGAAACTAACTGCGGCAAGCTTCATCTCCAAGTTTATCCGAGAGGGTGAATTAACAGAAACCAGAACCCTTGCTGGTGCTAATGCGGAGGTATTGGAATATGTAGTTAAGCCAGATTCTAAGATTGCAGACAAGAATGTAAAAGACATTAGCTTTCCGCGTGGTGCTATTGTAGGAGGTGTAATTAGAGGTAATAAAGGCTTTATTGTAAACAGCAAGCTTACTATCCTACCAGAAGATGAAGTTGTTGTATTCGCGCTACCAGAAGCGATCTCGGACGTTGACAAGCTTTTCAAATAA